The following DNA comes from Clupea harengus chromosome 9, Ch_v2.0.2, whole genome shotgun sequence.
GCTCAACTGCCAATCAAAGCACaaccctcccttccgtgctcctgaagcaccgaTAATCaattgctgattggctgaggtaGTTTGTTTCCCgcagccaggactgtgtacgaacaccagaggTTTTTGTGAGCACAAGTATTGGGCTGACAGCTAGAGGAGCATGAGgtgcaattcgctgaatttgataaagagtgtatgggattagaatagcAGAGTACCTTTTAATATCCTCTCCACATGCTGAATAATTGGCAGTCAGTCATACTATATTTGAAAGGCTTGTAACATATTTAGCCTAACCATCTACCTAGGCCTATCCTTCTATGTTAGATTTCAACTATGTGCATTTACCCAAATGCTAttgtattttgtttaattttttaaaCTCCCTTCACCTGCAGTTTACCACTGGGTAGAAATGCGGACCAAGATGAGAATCATGGGATTTCGGGGCTCCGCGATCAAGCCTCTTAATGAGGAGGCAGCAGCTGAACTTGGGGCAGAGCTTCTAGGCGAGACGATTATCTTCTTGATTGGAACAGGCTGCATGATCCTGGAGTACAGCCGTCAGGCTGCTAACTCGCGCCGTAAGGAGGAGGAGCTCAGTGAGACCATCACCAACTTGCAGCAACAGGTGGGAGAGCTGGCACTCACTACAGAGACTCTGGATGCCCAGCTCCGAGAAGTCAATAGGCTGCTTAtggccctcccctccccacaacCCCAGAAGTAATGTCAGAGCCCGTCCTGGCATGGTGGCATGGGACTGATTGAACGTCTGTATGTGGAGAGAGATTGTGCCATAGTACAGTACAGCACTGCCAACCTGGCAGCCTTGTTTAGGTCATGCTGCGCACAtccaaatctttaaaaaaaaaaactaaaaaaaaatcagtgccTACCTCTTGACTGGGGTTGAGGGCCAATAATGGATATGGATGGGCTGATTTACACCTGACAAAGCAGCCTAATGTAACAGAATTTGCTGTGGTTTGAGACTATTTATTTTGCTGAGTGTACTCTGCGTGTCCGATCACAAGGGTGATATAGTCAACACAGACCATGTTAATTTCCACCTGGATTTAACTGTAATTTAAAACAAGATTTGTTGAAACATATCATGCTTACCTTGCATTTCATTGAGCTCTATGGAAAATGTGGCATGTGTAATTGACAAAATTATTGTAAATATGTTCCTTGCTGTTGTACAATGATTATTAGCGTGGGGGAAGAGTCCTATCTTGGAACCTGCTTGCTGATCTGTAGATTCCATGGGTTGTGGGCCACATCACATGCATACTTGTATTTGAATTGTAAATATTGATAATAGAATAAATTACACAATAACTCCAACAGAAATGTCTTGTGTTGCCTCCTCCTGATCCCCTCTGGGTGTTGTTTTCATGGCTGAGATGGATTAAAAATATGTTATCCCATACAGacctttttaaaataaaaacaaatgtaatagaTAATGTAGTGGATATGGAGTTCAAAGAATGACTTTTACAATTTGTTGTAGATTTGCCTCACTTTGTATACACAAACATGATTTGCATGAACACAAAACactgtcaaacaaacacaatatagTTGTGATAGTTTGGCATAACTCTATACAAGGGCAGGATGTAGCAAATGTTAGCAGTTTGAAAATGCATTATTGTGCACTTCGTGTAGCTGTGTCAATTGGATTTTCCCTTAACTTATCGCTTGTTGGACAAACAGCAGATGTAAGTAAATATTGGTTATGTCGAAATTAACTGTTACAAATGGTAACCACTAGTCATCCATGGGATGGCAGCaatgtgttgccatggtaatgcTTTCCTTCTGGCACCTGAGCATTATGCTAGCTGACAGGCTAACCTACACTTGCCAGTAACTACTGGTTAGCCAAACATGCTGCTATGGAAGCATAAGTAAGTTCTGTGGTAGGCGAGCTGAGTTAGTCTACTACATCAAGGTAACACATAAAATACACTTACAACTAAAGACGACCACAATTTAAATGTATAAAAGTTGGTTAACTTATATTAATTTATATTTCCCTTTTTCAACATTGCAATGTACACAGTAGTCCATCTGTTTTTAATTATATGTTGCATATGTTGGTTTGTCACAGCATTTAGTGTTCTAAAAATGTTTCAACAGATCGGTGTAGTTGTTCTGTATGCCAGGGTTCCCAGCAATTAGTGCAAGGTGCTGGAGGCATTGACTGGTCACGGAACAGTCTCTggagctccctctagtggtacTGGCCAGTATTAGCACATGGTCTCAAGACTGTCCAGTTTGCGCTACAACTGCTGCTGGATAAAAGACAACAAATGtgtaacatttacaaaacatgCAAGTGAATGTGAAAGCACCCAAAAAAACTACTGCAATGGAATTTTTAACATGGTGATCTCAGGATCTGTGTGATTTACCAGGGAAaataatcaaaaaaaaaaatcagaattgATATGGACTGAAATCTTACAGACCATAACTACACCTATTCATTTTGTGCATACTGTTATATGTCCAGAATGAAATGTGAGTTTTTGAATTACAGGCACCACACCAGTAGTGTTTTTCCTTCCAGTATGATATAATTGTTGAAAAGATGAATGATTCATCAGTGGCTTTTTTCCAGAACATTCCCAGATAGATTTGTCTTGCTGTTATTGGGTCACACAAGGGGCTTACTTTCAAACAATAGGCTACACCAGATGTCTCCAAAGTATCAAATGATTTTGTCAAGACAGGCCTCAATAGTGTAATATATTATACATTAAGCTTAACTACGGTTGAGAATACAGGAAGCCTTTATGgtgcttgtgtgatgtgtttgcttTTGCCTGCCTTTGTGGTCTGTGTACAAACATTAGACCACAGAGGGCCGTGTCCTTGAAGGCCTTTGCCAGCCCAGCAGAAGTGGCTGTCCTGGCAGTTTATAAGCATCACAGCATCCCCCTCACCACATATTTTGCAGTTCGCCTACACACAAGGGCAAAGCAAAACacctgacaaaacaaaacacacggTTCGAAGAGAAAAATAAGTACTTACTGAAGCAAACAGTTTCATTGTGTTCCACAATTTCTCCTCTCATATCTCTATTTTTTGTTCAGCGACTTGGGCCTGGATCTGGAGCCCTATGCTTATGTCGATATCTGAGAAGTAGTTACATTAAGCATACACTTCTCCACTTTAATTCTGATGTTTTTACACACAAGAACTGGATgactggagttttttttttttgtccgtaTATAAAAGGTGCTGCATATTTTGCACGAAATCTCTGTGCAGTCATCTGTTTGGAGCCGTGCTACATCCTGCAGGTAACTACTCGCTGGTTCTAACCTTggcaattaaaaaataaataaaacatatccACTTAATTAAGAACAAAAGCTACACGTTAAGAAATTACCGACCGAtgattaacattaacacatttgacGGACGGCTATTTTACCAGTGATGTATGGAGAATATTCTAATGTTGTAGTAGGTAACTGTGTCCCAGAAATGCCCAAAATGATGGTACGTTAAAGCAATTCTTATTGTAatacacactgcattttttttatttgggacAGAAG
Coding sequences within:
- the opa3 gene encoding optic atrophy 3 protein homolog: MVVGAFPIAKLLYLGVRQLSKPVANRIKAGARRSEFFKTYVCGPPAQIYHWVEMRTKMRIMGFRGSAIKPLNEEAAAELGAELLGETIIFLIGTGCMILEYSRQAANSRRKEEELSETITNLQQQVGELALTTETLDAQLREVNRLLMALPSPQPQK